The following proteins are co-located in the Leptospira weilii genome:
- a CDS encoding sensor histidine kinase gives MEPISITEKHYQLLFDFSQDGLVIHSEGKILKANDALIRMLGYDSVEEVIGRPIFQFIHYRSQNIVKQRIQKMIQEGVGVGIVEQEFVRKDGSTLFVEVVATTFFESDRQYFQAIIRDINSRKRAELELERLRSKLKVTQERLCGVIEGTKDAICAVDINFRVIAFNSSFELSFWKLYGKKIEEGNLLPELIWDPLERSVVIENWSRALRGEVYTTERTIHGLVQDVAIFEISYSSIRDSSHNLIGATQIIRDITERKSDEEKLKKTLEEKEVMLKEIHHRVKNNLQVVASLLGLQAEYSQNEKISRILKECERRIQSMALIHKELYQSENITKIDFCDYLNTLLISLLHSFGKEKKVEFNVSSKPNFVSIETAIPLGLIVNELVTNSLKYAFLNESEGQISVKLRLDMGESVLEVGDNGIGMPEKFDLDKSESLGLRLVEILSKQLRGKFVLLPAGEERGTKFQIRFKA, from the coding sequence ATGGAGCCGATCTCGATCACGGAAAAACACTATCAACTTCTTTTTGATTTTTCCCAGGACGGACTCGTGATTCACTCTGAAGGTAAAATTTTGAAAGCGAATGACGCATTGATTCGAATGCTCGGTTACGATTCGGTTGAAGAAGTGATCGGAAGACCGATTTTCCAATTTATTCACTACCGGTCCCAAAATATCGTCAAACAAAGGATTCAGAAAATGATCCAAGAAGGAGTGGGAGTCGGGATCGTTGAACAGGAATTCGTCCGAAAAGACGGCTCCACTTTATTTGTGGAAGTGGTCGCGACCACTTTTTTTGAAAGTGATCGTCAGTACTTCCAGGCGATCATAAGAGACATCAACTCTAGAAAACGGGCCGAACTGGAACTAGAGAGGCTTCGTTCCAAACTTAAGGTGACTCAGGAGAGGCTTTGCGGAGTGATCGAAGGAACGAAGGACGCCATCTGCGCGGTGGACATCAACTTTCGTGTAATCGCTTTTAATTCTTCCTTTGAACTTAGTTTTTGGAAACTCTACGGAAAAAAAATCGAGGAAGGAAATCTTCTTCCCGAACTCATTTGGGATCCGCTCGAACGAAGTGTGGTGATCGAAAATTGGAGCCGCGCTCTTCGGGGAGAAGTATATACCACGGAAAGAACGATACACGGTTTAGTTCAGGATGTCGCGATATTTGAAATCAGCTACAGTTCTATTCGAGATTCTTCTCATAATCTGATCGGTGCAACTCAGATCATTCGGGATATTACCGAAAGAAAGAGCGATGAGGAAAAACTGAAAAAAACCCTGGAAGAAAAAGAGGTAATGTTGAAAGAGATTCATCATAGAGTGAAGAACAATCTTCAAGTGGTGGCAAGTCTTTTGGGTTTACAGGCCGAATATTCTCAGAACGAAAAAATTTCTCGGATTCTCAAGGAGTGCGAGCGTAGAATTCAGTCTATGGCTTTGATTCACAAGGAACTCTATCAATCCGAGAATATTACAAAAATCGATTTTTGTGATTATCTCAACACCCTTTTGATCAGTCTTCTTCATTCTTTTGGAAAAGAAAAGAAAGTGGAATTCAATGTTTCCTCCAAACCGAATTTTGTTTCGATCGAAACAGCGATTCCGTTGGGACTTATCGTCAACGAACTCGTGACTAATTCCCTGAAATATGCGTTTTTGAACGAAAGCGAAGGTCAAATTTCGGTGAAGCTTCGATTGGACATGGGAGAATCCGTTTTGGAAGTTGGGGATAACGGAATCGGTATGCCTGAAAAATTCGACCTTGACAAATCTGAGTCCTTGGGGCTCAGACTCGTGGAAATTCTTTCCAAACAACTCAGAGGTAAGTTTGTACTTCTTCCTGCGGGAGAGGAAAGAGGAACGAAATTTCAAATCCGATTTAAAGCCTAA
- a CDS encoding FecR family protein, with product MRYLTEGKYVVTFLTGLFLTFNILLYLHLTSGHKKGSNPEIGKIIFKNRKAQRKFDSEVVWEEIETEMKVRNKDTVRTDDKAEAVLVLNDGTEIKLDENSMIFLDFSDKNLSIDFAYGSVSANKDSGTEMKIKSGETTVEVDKGDLKLSKAEDQALNLEVSKGNAKVISGNQESNLTNNQAIELKNGKSEIRSLSISLNSPGDRKFFQTSTSSFPVSFNWNKAEAVKEYTLEISNHPSFSKNVIRSKANGISLSKSLDKGTYFWRITAINPQSKTPEYSETRSLTILGDLKPSLFTPTKSEEFKFTSNPPNVVFQWTSVDFTNTYKFELAQDKNFKEILVNQEIQGALFRWDKAKEGKYFARVTPKPSLTDLKVFSSEAISFNLRKLEKPEPPALKKPFDQEEIALRKSSKEGNLFVWSGSADFVEYILEIANDSEFKNIIFNKKTNSLSMISSPITNAGTYFWRIKASTKEGESILSPSRQFNVQSLENLGLLFPVNEQELGHPANHRLTFRWQRPDPSGVYRLEVSKNSGFSGDVIRENFRSSSGTVSIPSVGEYFWKVSLLGSSGENLLTSKTQSFKTSDNSPFLSQSYPTTEETIDISNRESIEFRWETEGNMESVTLEILEIKSGKNKSILKKEIRGDSYSLKDFGILEEGKFQWRISARYRDKTGTQKFTIPISRNFEIKLSKTIRPPEILSPKEIYVE from the coding sequence ATGAGATACTTGACTGAAGGAAAATACGTAGTCACATTTCTTACGGGACTCTTCCTCACTTTTAATATATTACTGTACCTTCATTTAACTTCGGGGCATAAAAAGGGAAGTAATCCTGAGATCGGAAAGATAATCTTTAAAAATAGAAAAGCCCAGAGAAAATTCGACTCCGAAGTCGTCTGGGAAGAAATCGAAACCGAAATGAAAGTCAGAAATAAGGATACGGTTCGTACTGACGACAAAGCCGAAGCCGTTTTGGTTCTAAACGACGGAACCGAAATCAAACTCGACGAGAATAGTATGATTTTTCTGGACTTTTCGGATAAAAACCTATCGATCGACTTCGCATACGGATCGGTTTCCGCCAACAAGGACAGCGGCACCGAGATGAAGATCAAAAGCGGAGAGACCACAGTGGAAGTAGACAAGGGAGACCTCAAACTTTCCAAAGCGGAGGATCAAGCTCTCAATCTTGAAGTTTCCAAGGGTAACGCAAAGGTAATATCCGGAAATCAGGAATCCAATTTAACAAACAACCAAGCGATCGAATTGAAAAACGGGAAATCTGAAATTCGTTCGCTATCGATCTCTCTGAATTCTCCCGGGGATAGAAAATTCTTTCAAACTTCGACGAGTTCCTTTCCGGTATCCTTTAATTGGAACAAAGCGGAAGCCGTAAAAGAATATACATTAGAAATTTCGAATCATCCAAGTTTCTCAAAGAACGTAATTCGATCCAAAGCGAATGGAATTTCCCTAAGTAAGTCTTTGGACAAAGGAACGTATTTTTGGAGAATCACCGCAATCAATCCGCAATCCAAGACGCCCGAATATAGCGAAACTCGCTCTCTTACCATATTAGGAGATTTGAAACCTTCTCTTTTTACTCCGACAAAATCAGAGGAATTCAAATTCACATCCAACCCTCCAAACGTAGTCTTTCAATGGACTTCCGTCGATTTTACGAATACTTATAAGTTCGAATTGGCGCAAGATAAGAACTTTAAGGAAATTCTCGTCAACCAGGAAATCCAAGGCGCTCTTTTTCGTTGGGACAAAGCGAAGGAAGGAAAATATTTCGCAAGGGTCACGCCAAAACCTTCTTTGACCGATTTAAAAGTATTTTCCTCGGAAGCAATTTCGTTTAACTTGAGAAAGCTGGAAAAACCGGAACCTCCCGCTTTGAAAAAACCTTTCGACCAGGAAGAAATCGCCCTTCGCAAATCCTCCAAAGAAGGAAATCTATTCGTATGGTCCGGTTCCGCAGACTTTGTGGAATATATCTTGGAAATCGCAAACGATTCGGAATTTAAGAATATCATATTTAACAAAAAGACGAATTCTTTATCCATGATTTCTTCTCCGATCACGAACGCCGGCACTTACTTCTGGAGAATCAAAGCTTCTACAAAGGAAGGCGAGTCGATTCTTTCGCCCAGCAGACAATTTAACGTTCAATCTTTGGAAAATTTAGGACTTCTATTTCCCGTAAACGAACAAGAACTGGGACATCCGGCCAACCATAGATTGACTTTCCGTTGGCAAAGACCGGACCCTTCCGGAGTTTATAGATTGGAAGTTTCTAAAAACTCCGGATTTTCGGGAGACGTGATTCGGGAAAATTTCCGTTCCTCTTCCGGAACCGTGAGTATTCCTTCCGTCGGAGAATACTTCTGGAAGGTTTCTCTTTTGGGTTCGAGCGGGGAAAATTTATTAACGAGTAAAACTCAAAGTTTTAAAACTTCGGACAACTCTCCTTTCTTAAGTCAGAGTTATCCTACAACCGAAGAAACGATCGATATTTCCAACCGGGAAAGTATCGAATTTCGCTGGGAAACGGAAGGAAACATGGAATCCGTAACCCTGGAAATCTTAGAAATAAAATCCGGCAAAAACAAATCGATTTTGAAAAAGGAAATTCGAGGGGATTCTTATTCTCTTAAGGATTTTGGAATATTAGAAGAAGGCAAATTTCAATGGAGAATCTCGGCCAGATACAGAGACAAAACGGGAACACAAAAATTTACGATCCCGATTTCCAGAAACTTCGAAATCAAGCTGAGTAAAACAATCCGACCTCCGGAAATTCTTTCGCCAAAGGAAATTTATGTGGAATAG
- a CDS encoding ABC-F family ATP-binding cassette domain-containing protein: MNLISVDKISKEIGSKVLFNQISFGINEGEKIGILGINGSGKTTLLKMLAGLDVPDSGQIMKNKILRIAVLSQSPSFDPNHTVLEHIFSSSSPILETIRSYEAVCGRLDSGDVEAEEEYNRLMLEMDRLGAWELESWYRSLLKELNIRDLSIRMGSLSGGMLKKVALVQILIEESNLLVLDEPTNHLDVDAILWLQDYLIETKKAVLLVTHDRYFLEEITERILELENGNLLSFPGNFGFYLEKKNEAEVIREKAEQKEKQFLKKELEWLRRQPKARGTKQKGRTDRALEVLNRKKAGKEIVLDFSVSGKRLGKKILELKNLHKSYHKPIVYNFSYTFKNGERIGIVGSNGSGKSTLLDMIVGRTKPDSGDVSVGMNTNFGYFDQVSKELSGDMRVIEYIKKECGASIRMSDDRVLSAADMLELFLFDTRLQASYIKNLSGGEKRRLYLVSILMTDPNFLILDEPTNDLDIRTLSVLEEFLTEFGGCVLVVSHDRYFMDRTVDYLFIFQGEGIVEKFPGNYSEYLEYKNYLNKQREKKEIEIKPKGIDSSKTKKGLSFHQKKELDVLETEIFSLEEEERKLTEILQSGTGKPNELATVGNRLTEIHTVLPSKLERWEELQNLL; the protein is encoded by the coding sequence ATGAATTTAATATCTGTCGATAAGATCTCTAAAGAAATCGGTTCTAAAGTTTTATTCAATCAAATCAGTTTTGGAATCAACGAAGGGGAAAAAATCGGAATTCTGGGAATCAACGGTTCCGGAAAAACGACCCTTTTGAAAATGCTCGCCGGTTTGGACGTTCCAGACAGCGGACAGATTATGAAGAATAAAATTCTTCGGATCGCGGTTTTATCTCAATCTCCCTCTTTTGATCCGAATCATACCGTCTTGGAACATATCTTTTCTAGTTCGAGCCCGATCTTGGAAACGATTCGGTCTTATGAGGCGGTTTGCGGACGTTTGGATTCGGGAGACGTAGAAGCGGAGGAGGAATACAATCGTTTGATGTTGGAGATGGATCGGCTTGGAGCTTGGGAGCTGGAATCTTGGTATCGGTCCCTTTTGAAAGAATTGAATATACGGGATCTTTCGATTCGAATGGGTTCTTTGTCTGGCGGAATGCTCAAAAAAGTTGCTTTGGTTCAAATCTTAATCGAAGAGTCCAATCTTCTTGTTCTCGACGAGCCGACCAATCATTTGGACGTGGATGCGATTCTCTGGCTTCAAGACTATCTGATCGAAACTAAAAAAGCCGTTCTTCTTGTCACTCACGATCGTTATTTTTTAGAAGAGATCACGGAACGAATTCTAGAATTGGAAAACGGAAATTTACTTTCCTTTCCGGGAAATTTCGGATTTTACCTGGAGAAAAAAAACGAAGCCGAAGTTATCCGCGAAAAAGCGGAGCAGAAAGAAAAACAATTTCTCAAAAAAGAATTAGAATGGCTTCGAAGACAACCGAAGGCGAGAGGAACCAAACAAAAGGGAAGGACCGATCGTGCGCTTGAGGTTTTGAATCGTAAAAAGGCGGGAAAAGAAATCGTTTTGGATTTTTCCGTTTCGGGCAAACGGCTCGGGAAAAAAATTCTCGAATTGAAAAATCTGCACAAATCATATCATAAACCCATTGTATATAATTTTTCTTATACGTTTAAAAACGGGGAACGGATCGGGATCGTAGGTTCGAACGGATCGGGAAAATCCACCCTCCTCGATATGATTGTGGGTAGGACAAAACCGGATTCGGGAGACGTAAGCGTCGGAATGAATACGAATTTCGGTTATTTCGATCAAGTTTCCAAAGAGCTTTCAGGCGATATGAGAGTGATCGAATATATCAAGAAGGAATGCGGCGCTTCGATCAGAATGAGCGATGATCGTGTTTTAAGTGCGGCCGACATGCTCGAACTATTTCTTTTTGATACAAGATTGCAAGCGAGTTATATTAAGAATTTATCGGGTGGGGAAAAAAGGAGGCTTTATCTCGTTTCCATTCTGATGACCGATCCGAATTTTTTGATCTTGGACGAGCCTACGAACGATTTGGACATTCGAACCCTTTCTGTTTTGGAGGAATTTCTGACCGAGTTCGGGGGATGTGTTCTCGTCGTTTCGCATGATCGTTACTTTATGGATCGGACGGTGGATTATCTTTTTATTTTTCAGGGCGAAGGAATCGTTGAAAAATTTCCTGGAAATTATTCCGAATATTTGGAATATAAGAATTATCTAAATAAGCAAAGGGAAAAAAAAGAAATCGAGATAAAACCGAAAGGAATCGATTCTTCAAAAACTAAAAAGGGATTAAGCTTCCATCAGAAGAAAGAATTGGACGTTTTGGAAACGGAGATTTTTTCTCTGGAAGAGGAAGAGCGTAAACTCACCGAAATTCTTCAATCGGGAACCGGAAAGCCGAACGAATTGGCGACCGTCGGTAATCGACTTACGGAGATTCATACCGTTCTGCCTTCGAAGCTGGAACGTTGGGAAGAACTTCAGAATTTACTTTAA
- a CDS encoding LIC11435 family protein, with product MWNRILLSCVLFSISFSVSGEEEGRYLEWKPVPEAGSYIVEIKDASGRITREKTKATRFEVNLPPGVYEHRIGVLNKFGRFPVFSEWASFEVIVSRAPFINPDSGVRILKEKLGSSLIVKGENFTEAMNATLLLPSGETIKTEFEFVNSKEIRIKTENLNLKEGSYTLSLENPRNKKSAQEGFLVLADSEKELAELVKRNKQDNRILYPQIQWGPTFQSAILPGWGQSNQDKKYKRWLFPILIIGAIVYSTERLSAYNSSLAALEQSKTLNQSFFLMSDPAFLPLATYSYLQVQSDYSNAVSHYEQFNTSLEIIAILYLLNILDAALIGSSASKAAYESDRKIVPFFKTRKIESIQGDRSSNIFSPNSFEIGMKIFL from the coding sequence ATGTGGAATAGAATTCTTTTATCTTGTGTTCTTTTTTCGATTTCCTTTTCCGTTTCGGGCGAAGAGGAAGGTAGATATCTGGAATGGAAACCTGTTCCCGAAGCCGGTAGTTACATAGTAGAAATCAAAGATGCCAGCGGAAGAATCACCCGCGAAAAAACAAAAGCCACTCGTTTCGAAGTGAACCTTCCGCCCGGGGTGTACGAACATAGGATCGGGGTACTCAATAAATTCGGAAGATTTCCAGTGTTCTCCGAGTGGGCTTCCTTCGAAGTAATCGTTTCTCGGGCCCCGTTCATAAATCCCGATTCCGGCGTAAGAATCTTAAAGGAAAAATTGGGATCTTCCTTAATCGTCAAAGGCGAAAATTTTACGGAAGCGATGAACGCTACGCTGCTTCTCCCTTCAGGCGAAACAATCAAAACCGAATTCGAATTCGTCAATTCAAAAGAAATTAGAATCAAGACCGAAAATCTGAATCTTAAAGAAGGAAGCTATACCCTCTCTCTGGAAAACCCTAGAAACAAAAAGTCCGCCCAAGAAGGATTTTTAGTCCTCGCCGATTCGGAAAAGGAACTTGCGGAGCTTGTTAAACGAAATAAACAGGACAATCGGATTTTATATCCCCAAATTCAATGGGGACCCACTTTTCAATCCGCAATTTTGCCAGGTTGGGGACAATCCAATCAGGATAAAAAATATAAACGTTGGCTTTTTCCGATTTTAATCATAGGCGCAATCGTTTATTCCACGGAAAGACTTTCGGCATACAACTCCAGTTTGGCCGCTCTAGAGCAAAGCAAAACGTTGAATCAAAGCTTTTTTCTCATGAGCGACCCCGCATTTCTTCCTCTTGCAACCTACTCTTATCTGCAGGTTCAATCCGATTACTCTAACGCGGTCTCTCACTACGAACAATTCAATACTTCATTGGAAATTATCGCCATTCTGTATTTGTTAAACATACTGGATGCGGCATTGATCGGTTCTAGCGCTTCCAAAGCAGCTTACGAATCAGATCGAAAGATAGTTCCCTTCTTTAAAACCAGAAAAATAGAATCGATTCAAGGAGACCGTTCCTCGAATATTTTTTCTCCGAACTCATTCGAAATAGGAATGAAAATTTTTCTATAA
- a CDS encoding adenylate/guanylate cyclase domain-containing protein, translating to MLETHHRYLPFGTSGVLLFISASQSNSRIDTSILSKEITKKEIGTVCFISNDPSVDADTLESIPTSVTVLSILIPPGPETNDSVYSTFLQIQKFLKRGNLLFLIAPDCETRFPLLLSKLLLAASPSMSNSELQSQIFHFGYSAPDQATFRRYLAKQKEQHSFPEIPPGEFSVSVHLVQKGKHTSASKIQNESSLTKNPIKTKEEKKNPKPSSFESASIHAIEIDDLDGTQKLKEIPVSISEEHSQIVNEKNGIPDSSPASLEHSQIVNEKNGIPDSSPASLEHSQIVNEKNGIPDSSPASLEHSQIVNEKNGIPDSSPASLEHSQIVNEKNGIPDSSSASLEHSQIVNEKNGTPDSSSASLEHSQIVNEKNGIPDSSPASLEHSQIVNEKNGIPDSSPASLEHSQIVNEKNRIPDSSPASLEHSQIVNEENGTPDSSPASKSASLSKSGQAASKSEKDIPLSSVVVKSKFPLQIKLMAVISVLMTFTVSTIIFFASSAFREDSEVRVLQNNLNLVNILGLKIKTDIKEILSNGKQIVGALVQGNEGISFADIFFQNDPDFIYAGLYQIEKDSPVAVNQFYNEPYLNELSVSSKTISNLVQNRSGFIQKSILTGGRMENLSAEFKEPIFAIAIPSSGSNSKVLVLILRLEKFLNAFQKQDISDVFMVNGEGDLIAHSDAKLLQSNTNFMNLPIVESMVKSSENTKQIEYKDKDGKVWFGSYQKLGFGGAAVISIVPEDKAFEAVYKIQKTNLLIMGIALCLALLIVFFFAKTITKPLLHLLQATTEIARGNFKIRISSTTKDEVGLLTNYFVDMGKGLEEREKVKDALGRFVNKEIAEMVLKHELTLGGERKMCAIFFSDIRSFTSISEKLQPEEVVEFLNEYMTEMVHCVNETHGIVDKFIGDAIMATWGAAKTSDKDAENAINGSLMMREALLKFNQGRGGDKKPIIQIGCGLNYGPVIAGQIGSEQRLEYTVIGDAVNLASRVEALNKPFGTDILITQNLLDHVPDIFNVEKMQSIKVKGKEEPQIIYAVLGRKDDPNCPKSVEELRKKIGIVWEPPKKDKTKDPEAGEVKYEILD from the coding sequence ATGTTAGAAACCCACCATCGTTATCTTCCATTCGGAACTTCAGGAGTTCTTCTATTTATTTCAGCTTCTCAGTCAAACTCTCGAATTGATACCTCTATTCTCTCTAAAGAAATTACGAAAAAAGAAATCGGAACGGTCTGCTTTATCTCAAACGACCCTTCGGTTGACGCGGATACGCTCGAATCGATTCCCACTTCTGTGACAGTTCTTTCAATTCTTATCCCTCCTGGACCAGAAACAAACGATTCAGTATATAGTACATTTTTACAGATTCAAAAGTTCTTAAAAAGAGGGAATCTTCTCTTTTTAATCGCACCCGATTGCGAAACCAGGTTTCCACTGCTCCTTTCCAAACTTTTACTCGCCGCTTCCCCTTCGATGAGTAACTCCGAACTCCAGAGTCAAATTTTCCATTTCGGTTACTCTGCCCCGGATCAGGCGACATTTCGAAGATATCTTGCCAAACAAAAAGAACAACATTCCTTTCCCGAAATTCCTCCGGGAGAATTTTCCGTATCGGTTCATCTAGTTCAAAAAGGCAAACATACTTCCGCTTCTAAGATTCAAAACGAAAGCTCTCTAACAAAAAATCCCATAAAAACCAAAGAAGAAAAGAAAAATCCAAAACCGTCCTCCTTTGAATCTGCTTCGATCCATGCAATTGAAATCGATGATTTAGACGGCACTCAAAAGCTGAAAGAAATTCCGGTTTCAATTTCAGAAGAACATTCGCAAATCGTAAATGAGAAAAACGGAATTCCCGATTCCAGTCCGGCTTCTTTAGAACATTCGCAAATCGTAAATGAGAAAAACGGAATTCCCGATTCCAGTCCGGCTTCTTTAGAACATTCGCAAATCGTAAATGAGAAAAACGGAATCCCCGATTCCAGTCCGGCTTCCTTAGAACATTCGCAAATCGTAAATGAGAAAAACGGAATCCCCGATTCCAGTCCGGCTTCTTTAGAACATTCGCAAATCGTAAATGAGAAAAACGGAATTCCCGATTCCAGTTCGGCTTCTTTAGAACATTCGCAAATCGTAAATGAGAAAAACGGAACTCCCGATTCCAGTTCGGCTTCTTTAGAACATTCGCAAATCGTAAATGAGAAAAACGGAATCCCCGATTCCAGTCCGGCTTCTTTAGAACATTCGCAAATCGTAAATGAGAAAAACGGAATTCCCGATTCCAGTCCGGCTTCTTTAGAACATTCGCAAATCGTAAATGAGAAAAACAGAATCCCCGATTCCAGTCCGGCTTCTTTAGAACATTCGCAAATCGTAAATGAAGAAAACGGAACTCCCGATTCCAGTCCGGCTTCTAAATCGGCCTCATTAAGCAAATCCGGACAAGCCGCTTCAAAATCGGAAAAAGATATCCCTCTTTCTTCCGTGGTTGTAAAGTCCAAGTTTCCACTTCAAATCAAATTGATGGCGGTAATTTCCGTTTTGATGACATTCACCGTCTCCACCATCATTTTCTTCGCTTCTTCCGCATTCCGAGAAGATTCGGAAGTTCGAGTCCTTCAGAACAATTTAAATTTGGTAAATATTTTAGGATTAAAAATCAAAACCGATATCAAAGAAATTCTTTCCAACGGAAAACAAATCGTCGGAGCTTTGGTTCAGGGAAATGAGGGAATTTCATTCGCGGACATCTTCTTTCAGAACGATCCGGACTTTATTTATGCGGGCCTCTATCAAATTGAAAAAGACTCGCCTGTCGCGGTCAACCAATTCTACAACGAACCTTATTTAAACGAACTCAGTGTTTCTTCAAAAACGATTTCTAATCTTGTGCAAAACAGATCCGGATTCATCCAAAAATCCATTCTTACCGGCGGAAGAATGGAGAATCTAAGCGCCGAGTTTAAGGAACCGATCTTCGCAATCGCGATTCCTTCCTCCGGCTCCAATTCGAAAGTCTTGGTTCTGATCCTTCGTCTGGAAAAGTTTCTTAACGCATTCCAAAAACAAGATATATCCGATGTATTCATGGTGAACGGAGAAGGAGATCTAATCGCTCATTCGGATGCGAAACTTCTTCAATCAAATACGAATTTTATGAATCTTCCGATCGTGGAATCTATGGTCAAAAGCTCGGAAAATACGAAACAAATCGAATACAAAGACAAAGACGGTAAGGTTTGGTTTGGTTCGTATCAAAAACTGGGCTTCGGCGGAGCCGCCGTCATTTCGATCGTTCCGGAAGATAAGGCATTCGAAGCGGTTTATAAGATTCAAAAAACGAACCTTCTTATTATGGGAATCGCGCTTTGTTTGGCCCTACTCATCGTCTTTTTCTTCGCTAAGACGATCACCAAACCGTTGTTACACTTATTGCAAGCCACGACAGAAATCGCACGAGGAAATTTTAAAATCAGAATTAGTTCCACCACAAAAGACGAAGTCGGCCTTCTTACAAACTACTTCGTGGACATGGGTAAAGGTCTCGAAGAAAGAGAAAAAGTAAAAGACGCTCTTGGAAGGTTCGTAAACAAGGAAATCGCGGAGATGGTCTTAAAGCACGAACTTACCCTCGGAGGGGAAAGAAAAATGTGCGCGATTTTCTTCTCCGATATTCGTAGTTTTACTTCGATATCCGAAAAACTTCAACCGGAAGAAGTCGTTGAATTCCTAAACGAATACATGACTGAGATGGTACATTGTGTCAACGAAACGCACGGAATCGTGGACAAGTTTATCGGAGACGCGATCATGGCGACCTGGGGAGCCGCTAAGACATCCGATAAAGACGCCGAAAACGCGATTAACGGTTCCCTGATGATGAGAGAAGCGCTTCTGAAATTCAATCAAGGAAGAGGTGGAGATAAAAAACCAATCATTCAAATCGGTTGCGGTTTGAATTATGGTCCCGTGATCGCGGGTCAAATTGGTTCCGAACAAAGGCTCGAATACACTGTAATCGGAGACGCGGTAAACCTCGCATCGAGAGTGGAAGCCTTAAATAAGCCTTTCGGAACCGACATCCTCATCACACAAAATCTTTTGGATCACGTTCCCGATATCTTCAACGTGGAAAAGATGCAATCGATCAAAGTAAAAGGTAAGGAAGAACCGCAGATAATCTATGCGGTTTTGGGAAGAAAAGACGATCCGAACTGTCCTAAATCTGTCGAAGAACTGAGAAAAAAGATCGGAATCGTTTGGGAACCACCTAAGAAAGATAAAACGAAAGACCCCGAAGCCGGAGAAGTTAAGTATGAGATACTTGACTGA
- a CDS encoding peptidylprolyl isomerase → MSTAVFKTNFGDFSVYIDQEKAPVTAGNFIKLAKDGFYNGLTFHRVIKNFMIQGGCPIGNGTGGPGYKIPDEFHKDLKNEKYTLSMANAGPNTGGSQFFINVRDNFYLDNRHAVFGKVTQGMNIVEAISEMETGFHDKPTKTVIIETITVSE, encoded by the coding sequence ATGTCAACTGCGGTATTCAAGACGAATTTTGGAGACTTTTCAGTTTATATAGATCAGGAAAAAGCCCCGGTTACGGCCGGCAATTTTATCAAACTGGCAAAAGACGGATTTTACAATGGTCTTACATTTCATAGAGTCATCAAAAATTTTATGATTCAAGGAGGTTGTCCGATTGGAAACGGGACGGGCGGGCCTGGCTATAAGATTCCAGACGAGTTTCATAAAGATCTGAAGAATGAAAAATACACACTTTCCATGGCAAATGCGGGGCCGAATACGGGCGGATCTCAATTTTTTATTAATGTAAGGGATAACTTCTATTTGGATAACCGTCATGCTGTTTTTGGAAAAGTTACGCAAGGGATGAATATCGTAGAGGCGATTTCAGAGATGGAAACTGGTTTTCATGATAAACCGACAAAAACGGTTATCATCGAAACGATCACTGTTTCCGAATAA